The proteins below come from a single Stigmatopora argus isolate UIUO_Sarg chromosome 11, RoL_Sarg_1.0, whole genome shotgun sequence genomic window:
- the kcnk18 gene encoding potassium channel subfamily K member 18, whose protein sequence is MRATQDKQTKKPYSEPNICKARMWKMLPHLMLCLSLVIYAALGACLFQYIEGRAPPIKKEYHDFLGDIIMHVQNFTKNASSTQQNIVNEVEHKMKKFQSKWLQTPDMWTFFGAMFFVCTVFTTVGYGAIYPVTLLGKVACVLYSMMGIPLMLLVMLDIGDFLATLLTKAYVHIHAFLKVLDSHSLSQLTLRRKARESNHQTLEDGTIVFSTDVVVHELLNIQEILQSQVKVRANSIQLQKNKEIFEKILAKENLLRTGPLLRSMSCPELNQMAPLPKGFAIWDFTGMGETMDALDVPFVLILFIVFAYVFLGGVILPVWETEMEGFDPYYFCFITLTTIGFGDIVPQHPNFFMVTSLFIISGMAIMSMAFKLSQTRLVACYRQCISIISRE, encoded by the exons ATGAGAGCTACGCAagacaagcaaacaaaaaaaccatACAGCGAGCCCAATATATGCAAAGCGCGGATGTGGAAGATGCTTCCCCACTTAATGCTGTGCCTATCTTTGGTCATTTACGCTGCACTGGGTGCATGTTTGTTCCAGTACATCGAAGGAAGGGCACCTCCCATCAAAAAGGAATACCATGACTTCTTGGGTGACATTATCATGCATGTCCAGAATTTCACCA AAAATGCATCATCTACTCAACAAAACATAGTGAACGAAGTGGAGCATAAAATGAAGAAATTTCAGAGCAAATGGCTCCAAACACCTGACATGTGGACATTCTTTGGGGCCATGTTCTTTGTGTGCACAGTCTTCACGACGGTTG GCTATGGAGCCATCTATCCAGTCACGCTACTTGGTAAAGTGGCATGCGTCTTGTATTCTATGATGGGCATTCCGCTCATGCTTTTAGTCATGCTAGATATTGGAGACTTCCTGGCTACGTTGCTTACCAAAGCTTATGTTCATATTCATGCCTTCTTAAAAGTTTTGGACTCACACAGTCTGTCCCAACTGACGCTTCGCAGGAAAGCAAGAGAGTCCAACCATCAGACTTTAGAAGACGGTACCATTGTTTTCAGCACTGATGTTGTGGTTCATGAACTACTCAATATCCAGGAAATCTTGCAAAGTCAAGTGAAAGTGAGGGCCAATTCCATTCAgctccaaaaaaataaagagattTTTGAGAAGATTCTTGCCAAAGAAAATCTCCTGCGAACGGGACCGTTGCTCAGGAGCATGTCTTGCCCAGAACTGAATCAAATGGCACCATTGCCCAAAGGATTTGCCATATGGGACTTCACCGGAATGGGAGAGACTATGGACGCGCTGGATGTACCATTTGTGCTTATTCTTTTCATCGTCTTTGCTTATGTTTTCCTTGGAGGGGTTATTCTACCAGTGTGGGAGACAGAAATGGAGGGATTTGACCCTTACTATTTCTGTTTTATAACACTTACAACTATTGGGTTTGGAGACATTGTGCCTCAacatcccaatttttttatggtCACCTCACTCTTCATCATTTCAGGCATGGCTATCATGTCCATGGCATTTAAGCTTAGCCAGACACGACTTGTAGCCTGTTATCGCCAGTGTATTAGTATCATAAGCAGGGAATAA